The proteins below come from a single Mus musculus strain C57BL/6J chromosome 5, GRCm38.p6 C57BL/6J genomic window:
- the Cyth3 gene encoding cytohesin-3 isoform X1, translating into MTEIDNLTSVEESKTTQRNKQIAMGRKKFNMDPKKGIQFLIENDLLQSSPEDVAQFLYKGEGLNKTVIGDYLGERDDFNIKVLQAFVELHEFADLNLVQALRQFLWSFRLPGEAQKIDRMMEAFASRYCLCNPGVFQSTDTCYVLSFAIIMLNTSLHNHNVRDKPTAERFITMNRGINEGGDLPEELLRNLYESIKNEPFKIPEDDGNDLTHTFFNPDREGWLLKLGGRVKTWKRRWFILTDNCLYYFEYTTDKEPRGIIPLENLSIREVEDPRKPNCFELYNPSHKGQVIKACKTEADGRVVEGNHVVYRISAPSPEEKEEWMKSIKASISRDPFYDMLATRKRRIANKK; encoded by the exons GGCATTCAGTTCCTAATTGAGAACGACCTGCTGCAGAGCTCCCCAGAGGATGTCGCCCAGTTTCTGTACAAAGGAGAGGGCCTGAACAAGACCGTCATCGGAGACTACCTGGGTGAGAG GGATGACTTTAATATCAAAGTTCTTCAGGCTTTTGTTGAGCTGCATGAGTTTGCTGATCTCAACCTTGTCCAGGCCTTAAG GCAGTTCCTATGGAGCTTCAGACTTCCTGGAGAGGCACAGAAGATCGACCGCATGATGGAGGCCTTTGCATCCCGATACTGCCTGTGCAACCCTGGGGTCTTCCAGTCCACAG ATACATGCTACGTGCTCTCCTTTGCCATCATCATGCTCAACACCAGCTTGCACAACCACAACGTGCGCGACAAGCCCACCGCTGAGCGCTTCATCACCATGAACCGAGGCATCAACGAGGGTGGGGACCTTCCTGAGGAGCTGCTGAGG AACTTGTATGAAAGTATCAAGAATGAGCCGTTTAAGATCCCAGAAGACGACGGAAATGACCTGACACACACGTTCTTCAACCCAGACCGAGAAGGCTGGCTGCTGAAGCTGG GGGGTCGTGTGAAGACCTGGAAACGGCGCTGGTTCATCCTCACAGATAACTGCCTCTACTACTTTGAGTACACCACG GACAAGGAGCCCAGGGGCATCATCCCCCTGGAGAACCTCAGCATCAGGGAGGTGGAGGACCCCCggaagccg AACTGCTTTGAGCTGTATAACCCCAGTCACAAAGGTCAAGTCATCAAGGCCTGCAAGACGGAGGCCGATGGCCGTGTGGTGGAGGGCAACCACGTTGTGTACCGGATCTCTGCCCCCAGCCcggaggaaaaggaggagtggATGAAGTCCATCAA agCAAGCATCAGTAGGGACCCGTTCTATGACATGTTGGCCACGAGGAAAAGGAGGATTGCCAATAAGAAATAG